Within the Candidatus Nealsonbacteria bacterium CG07_land_8_20_14_0_80_39_13 genome, the region GGCGTTGACGTAATTGAAGCTGGGTTCCCGATATCATCGGACGGTGATTTTCGGGCCGTGAAGGGAATAGCAAAAGAAGTTGACGCTAAAATCTGTGGGCTTGCCAGATGTGTTCAAAAGGATATTGATGCGTGTATTAACGCCGATGTTGATTTAATACATATTTTTATCGGCACAAGCAAAATACACAGGGATTATAAACTAAAGATGAGCAAGGAAGATGTTCTGAATAAAGCCGAAGAGTCAATCCAGTACTGCCTTGACCACGGGTTTAAGGTTCATTTCAGTCCTGAAGACGCATGCAGGACAGAGCTTGATTACCTTATTGAAGTATGCAAACTTGCAGAAAGCAAAGGTGTTGAATATATCAATATTCCTGATACTGTTGGGATTATGACGCCACCGGCGATGCGTTATCTGATTTCTAATTTGAAAAGAAATTTAAAAACAAAGCTTGCTGTCCACTGCCATAATGATTTCGGGATGGCTGTCTCAAATACTCTTGCGGGAATTGAGGCCGGCGCAATGGTTCCTCATGTGACGATTAATGGACTTGGAGAAAGAGCAGGAAATGCAGATCTTGGACAGGTTGTTACAGCCTTAGAGTTGCTTTACGGAATTAAGACGAATATAATAACTGAAAAAATTTGTCAGACTTCAAAGCTTGTAGAGCGTCTCACCGGAATTCGGGTAATGCCTAATTTTCCGATTGTTGGCGATAATGCTTTCTCTCACCAGTCCGGCGTGCATGTGCATGGGATGATTATTAATCCTAAAACTTATGAAGCTATAAATCCCGAGTTTGTAGGCGCGATAAGAAGATTTGTGATAGGCAAACTCGTTGGAGCGCACGGCGTTGAAGAGAAACTGAAGGAGCTTGGAATATCCGCAACGGAAAAACAATTGCAGGAAATAACAGGGAAGATTAAAGAACTTGGCGACATGGGTAAAAAAGTAGTTGAAGAAGATTTGATTGCGATAGCGGAAGACATAACAGGCAGAGTTTCGGATAATGAAAAAATCTTGAGAGTAGTCCGAATCAATGGAAGTATTGACTCAAACAAAAAAGCGTTTGTGCGGGTCATCCTTGAATACCGTGGCGGGAAGGTTAAGTCCGAAAGTAATGGTATTGGTCCTGTTGATGCGGCATTCAAGGCGATAAAAGAAGCCATCGGCGAGAATAAAATTGTTCTTGAGATGTACCGTCTTGATGCAACAACCGGCGGGACAGACGCTCTTTCGGAAGTTACCATCAGAATTAGTAAAGACGAGAAAACGGTTACGGCTAGAGGAGTACACGAAGACATTGTTATGGCAAGCGTTAGCGCGTTTGTTAACGGTTTAAATTGTCTACTATTGGAGTAGCGAAGCATGGGCATTCTACAAAGAACGCCCTTTTTTTATTTGACAATTTTTTAGGTTTTGGTATTCTTGGATTGTTAAAGGAAATTTATGAAAAATCATAAAGGAACGCAAAATTGGTTATTTTCCTTCTTTAGCTTCTTCTTTAAGAAGAGCGTTTTTGATTTCAATTCTAAGAAGTAGGAAATAATAAAGAAAAAGATTGAAACCAAAAACGCTCTCCGCAAGGAGGCGTTTTTAATTAAGCCGGCTTTCGTCGGCAATAGAACCTTAAAAAAATTAAAAAATAAAAAAAACAGGATAAAAACAAAAAAAAATGGAAAAACGAATAAAAAAAGAAGGAGTCGTAAAAATCGGATATCTTGGACCGGAAGGAACTTTTTCCTGGAAAGCGGCGAAAATGTTAGCAAAAAAGTACGGGAAAAATGTAGCTCTTGTACCTTTCCCCACATTTGGGAATGGTTTAGAGATTTTGAAAGGAGGAGAAATTGATAAACTGGTGTTTCCTGTCGAAAATTCTATTGACGGGGGGATTAAGGCAGTGCTTGATACCCTGCAAGAGTTTCCCTCTAAATTTAAAATTGAAAATGAAATGATAGTCCCCATTGGGCAATGGTTATTGGGAATAAAAGGCGCTAAGATTAAAGACATAAAAACCATATATTCAAAACAGGAGGCTCTTGAGCAATGTCAACGGTTTATTCTTGAGAATAAAATTGAGGCAAAATTTACAAGTAGCACAGGGAAAGCCGCTCAAATAATTTCTCATGTAAATTCTAAGGAGCAAGCAGCAATCGGACCAAAATGGCTTACTGAATTTTATAGAGAAATAAGGATTATAGGGAAAAGAGTCGATGATAATCAAAGCAATGCCACCAGATTTATTATATTTGGAAAAAACTCCAGTGAGCCTACTAGAAATGACAAGACTTCAATTATTTTTACGATAGCCAATAAATCAGGGAGCTTAGTGAAGGTATTGGACATTTTTGCCGCCTTAGACATTAATATGACCAAAATAGAATCTCGACCGTCAAAAAAGAAAATAGGAGAGTATGTTTTTTATATTGATATTTCCGGACACAAGAAAAATAAAGATGTAAAAATAGCGTTGAGGGCGATAAGAATGGTGACGGCAAAGTTATTGAAGGTTTGGTCCTATCCGAGACATATAATTTAGTCATATAGCCGAATTTTTATAATTCGGCTGTTTTTTGCTTTTGAAACGGAATAAATCTAAAATAAAATTATGTTGATTGATAGTCATTCACATGTAAATTTTAAAGATTTTGATGAAGACAGGGACGAAGTGATTCGTCGGGTCTTAGATTCCGGAACGCGAATGATAAATGTCGGCACGGATTATGAAAGTTCAAAAAAAGCGATTGAGATAGCGAAAAGATATGACGAAGGAGTGTATGCGAGCGTCGGAGTCCACCCGAGCGAAGTAAATCTAGAAAGCGTAAAGCGTAAAGCGCAAAATGCAAAACAACAATTAAAAGCTCAAAATTTAGACTTTAATAAATTTAAAGAATTTGCGAAGAGCAAAAAGGTGAGGGCGGTTGGGGAGATTGGGTTGGATTATAAGTACTTATCAAAAAATAAGGAGGAAGCTGAAAAAGAAGTAGCTCAGCAGAAAGAATTGTTTTCGGAACAGATAAAGTTGGCGCAGGAATTGAATTTGCCGATGATAATCCACTGCCGAGACGCTTTTGCTGACTTGGTAGAGGTATTGGAAAAAGAAAAGCGGGCGAGGGCGGGCTTCGACTGTTTAGGCGTCGTGCATTGCTTTACCGGCGATCTTAAACAGGCGGAGAAGTTTATTGAAATGGGTTTTTATATCGGTTTTACCGGGATAATTTTTAGAGAAAGTGAAAAAGAAAAACTGGAGGAAGTTATCAGAAACATTCCTCTGGATAAAATTTTGGTTGAAACCGATTGTCCGTTTTTAACGCCGCCGATGGCGGGAGAAAAAAGAAACGAGCCGAGCTTTGTAAAATATGTCGCTCAAAGAATAGCTGAAATCAAGGGAGTCAGTTTTGCACAGATAGCTGAAACTACAACTGAGAACGCCAAAACCCTCTTTAACTTTTAATTAGGGCGGAAATTTGATAAGGTGGGGATATATGAAAGATTATAATCCTAAAGAAATAGAGCAAAAATGGAGGGATTTTTGGCAAGATAAGGAGATTTTTAAGACAAAAGATGGCTCGGGAAAGCCGAAGTTTTATGTTTTAGACATGTTTCCTTATCCTTCAGGAGAAGGCCTTCATGTCGGCCATCCTAAGGGATATATCGCCACTGACGTTGTCGCCAGAATGAAGAAAATGCAGGGATTTGAAGTTCTTCATCCGATGGGTTGGGATGCTTTTGGTTTGCCGGCGGAAAATTACGCCATCAAAAACAAAATTCATCCGGCTGAAGCAGTTGAAAAGAATATTAAAAGATTCAGAGGTCAGATGGATAAAGTCGGTTTTACTTATGATTGGTCAAGGGAAATTAAGACCACTGACCCGGAATATTACAAATGGACGCAATGGACGTTTCTTCAAATGTTTAAAAAGGGATTAGTTTTTCAGTCCTTTGAGCCGATAAATTGGTGTCCGAGTTGTAAAACCGGATTAGCCAACGAGGACTTGGAACAGGGAAAATGTGAGAGATGCGGAAGCGAGATTGAAAGAAAGCCCTTGCGCCAGTGGGTTATAAAAATCACTGATTATGCCGAGCGCTTGCTCGATGATTTGAAATTGCTTGATTGGGAAAATTCAATAATAGAAATGCAGAAAAACTGGATTGGTCGCAGCGAAGGCGTAGAAATCAAGTTCCATGTCTCAAGTTGTAAGTTCCAAATCGAAGTTTTTACCACTCGCTTGGATACTATTTTTGGATGCACCTATGTTGTTATAGCTCCGGAACATTCCTTAATTCAAGAATTGAAATCAGAAATTGAAAATTGGCCGGAAGTTGAAAATTATATTGCAGAAAGCAAAAAGAAATCAGACATGGAAAGAACAGAATTGGCTAAAGAAAAAACAGGAGTTGAATTGAAAGGGATAAAAGCCATCAATCCCTTTAATAATGGAGAGGTTTCTGTCTTTATTTCTGATTATGTTGTCGCCGGTTATGGCACAGGAGCAGTAATGGCAGTGCCGGCCCATGACATGCGCGATTATGATTTCGCTATAAAACACAGTTTGTTGATTAAAAGGGTTATCATTGAAGAAAAGGATGGCGAAAATCAAAAATCAAAAATCAAAAATCAAAATAACAATGTAAAATTAAAAATTAATGCGAGGGAAGATGTTTACGAGGAGGAAGGGACACTTACTGAATCAGGGGAATTTTCTGGTTTGGGAACAGCTGAGGCGAGGGAGAAGATGGCTGATTGGCTGGAAGAAAAAGGTTTTGGCAAGAGAAAGGTAAATTACAAATTGCGAGATTGGGTTTTCTCAAGACAGAGATATTGGGGAGAGCCGATTCCTTTGGTTCATTGCGAAAAATGCGGAGTAGTGGCTGTCCCGGAAAAGGATTTGCCTTTAGAGTTGCCGAAAGTTAAAAATTATGAACCGACCGGGACAGGGGAATCTCCTTTGGCCGGGATTGAAGAATGGGTAAATACCACTTGTCCTCAATGTGGAGGAAAAGCGAAAAGAGAAACGAATACCATGCCTCAATGGGCAGGAAGTTGCTGGTATTACCTCGCATACATAATGCGAGGAATTTCCAATTTTCAATTTCCAATTTTCAAATGTAAAAAAGAATTTGACAATTGGTTGCCGGTTGATCTCTATGTCGGCGGAGCCGAGCATGCCACCCGCCACCTTATTTACGCCCGTTTTTGGCATAAATTTTTACAGGATATAGGCGTTGTCTCTACAGCTGAACCATTTCATAAGTTATTTCACGTCGGCTTAATTATGGCTGAAGACGGAAGAAAAATGAGCAAGCGCTGGGGTAATGTCATTAATCCCGATGATGTTATTGAAGAATATGGCGCTGACAGTTTGCGCCTTTATGAGATGTTTATGGGGCCGTTCAGCGAGGGCATTGCTTGGAATACAAAAGGATTAGTGGGGACAAGAAGATTTTTGGAGAAAGTATGGAAAATAGGACAAGAAACAAGGGACAAAGAACAAGAAACAAACAATGCTCACATTGAAAAACTGATGCACAAGACAATTAAGAAGGTGACGGAGGATATTGAGAATTTTAAATTTAACACTGCAGTCTCTCAATTAATGATTTTAGTCAACGAATTAGAAAAGAGTCCCTTAATACTTAATACTTACTACTTAATACTATTAAAATTATTGGCGCCATTTGCTCCGCATATTGCAGAAGAGTTATGGTCTGTTCTTGGGAACAAGGAGAGTATTTCTCAAGAAGAGTGGCCGAAATACGATCCGGAATTGATTAAGGATGAAATGGTAAGTTTAATAATTCAAATTAACGGAAAAGTTCGCGATAAGGTGGAGGTTGGGGCAGGGAAAACCGAAGAGGAAATAAAAGAAATTGTTTTGACTCAAGAAAAAACACAAAGATGGCTGGAAGGTAAGGAGATAAGAAAAATCATCTTCATCCCCAACAAATTAATTAACATTGTGGTTTAGTGTTGAAGGTTTTAAAATTTAGTCATTAAAAATTGATTAAAAATTAAAAATTAGAAATTAAAAATTCTTTTGCAAAGCAAAAGCTATGTGCGGAATAGTCGGCTATATCGGCAAGAATAATAAAAATATATATTTGGGGTTGGAGGCCTTGAAGCGTTTGGAATATCGCGGTTATGATTCTTCCGGTTTGGCTTTTTATGATCCGGCGAAGAAAGAGATAGTCTGCCTGAAGGCGGCCGGACGGATATCTTCCCTTGAGAAGAAGATAGAAACAAAAGAAAAAGAGGAGAAGAAAGAGATGTCGGGAAATCCATTTATTTTTCATACCCGCTGGGCGACCCATGGAGTTCCCAATGAAACCAACGCTCATCCCCATTTTGATAATCAAAAAAATATTTTTCTTGTTCATAATGGAATCATAGAAAATTACAAAGAATTGAATAAGGCGTTGGCGAAAAAAGGATGTAAATTTGTTTCTGAAACAGACACAGAGGCTTTGGCTCATCTTATTGGTTGTTTTTTTAAGGGGAATTTGGAGGAGGCGGTTCGGAAAGCTTTGAAAATGGTTAAGGGAACTTATGGCCTGGCCGTGATCTCCAAGGATGACCCGGGAAAGCTTGTGGCGGCGAGGAATTCAAGCCCTTTGCTCTTAGCCGTTGGAGACGGAGAATTTTGGATTGCTTCCGACCCTTCAGCTGTTTTGGCTTATTCCCAAAAAGTTATTTTTCTTGAAGATGGGGAAATCGCTGTCATAACCAAAGATGGTTTTTCCGTTTATGACCTGTCCCGCAATGTTGCGGGATCCCGCAAGAATGCGGGAAGGAATCAGAAAAAAGAAAAAGAAATTTCAGAGATAGAATGGTCGCTGGAAGAGGTTCAGAAAGGAGGGCATTCTCATTTTATGTTAAAAGAAATTTTTGAAGAGCCTGACGCCATAAGAAACAGCACCATGGGTCGTTTGATAGAAGAAGACGGCGCAGTAAAATTGGGAGGATTAGAAACAGTGGAAAAAAGATTAAGAGAAATTGAAAGGATTATTATTGTTTCTTGCGGCACTGCTCATTTTGCCGGTCTCGTAGGAGAGTATATGCTTGAAGAATACGCTGGAATTCCGGTGGAAGTTGATACCGGGTCAGAATTCCGCTATCGCAAGCCGATTATTGATAAGAAGACAGCTGTTCTTTATATTTCTCAATCAGGCGAAACAGCTGACACTTTGGCCGCTTTAAGGGAGGCGAAAAGGAAGGGGGTTTTAGTTTTGGGCATTACTAATGTCGTCGGCTCAACTCAAGCTAGAGAAACTGATGCCGGAGTTTATAATCACTGCGGTCCGGAGATCGCTGTTGCATCAACCAAGACTTTTATTTCTCAACTTACTGTTCTGGCCCTTCTTACAGTTTATTTGGGCAGACAGAGAGAGATGTCTTTGGTCATGGGACGAAGGATAGTCCAAGAAATCAAAAAACTGCC harbors:
- a CDS encoding 2-isopropylmalate synthase (catalyzes condensation of pyruvate and acetyl-CoA to form (R)-citramalate; functions in isoleucine synthesis; belongs to the alpha-IPM synthetase/homocitrate synthase family; it is difficult distinguishing these proteins from enzymes in that family); translated protein: GVDVIEAGFPISSDGDFRAVKGIAKEVDAKICGLARCVQKDIDACINADVDLIHIFIGTSKIHRDYKLKMSKEDVLNKAEESIQYCLDHGFKVHFSPEDACRTELDYLIEVCKLAESKGVEYINIPDTVGIMTPPAMRYLISNLKRNLKTKLAVHCHNDFGMAVSNTLAGIEAGAMVPHVTINGLGERAGNADLGQVVTALELLYGIKTNIITEKICQTSKLVERLTGIRVMPNFPIVGDNAFSHQSGVHVHGMIINPKTYEAINPEFVGAIRRFVIGKLVGAHGVEEKLKELGISATEKQLQEITGKIKELGDMGKKVVEEDLIAIAEDITGRVSDNEKILRVVRINGSIDSNKKAFVRVILEYRGGKVKSESNGIGPVDAAFKAIKEAIGENKIVLEMYRLDATTGGTDALSEVTIRISKDEKTVTARGVHEDIVMASVSAFVNGLNCLLLE
- a CDS encoding prephenate dehydratase, whose translation is MEKRIKKEGVVKIGYLGPEGTFSWKAAKMLAKKYGKNVALVPFPTFGNGLEILKGGEIDKLVFPVENSIDGGIKAVLDTLQEFPSKFKIENEMIVPIGQWLLGIKGAKIKDIKTIYSKQEALEQCQRFILENKIEAKFTSSTGKAAQIISHVNSKEQAAIGPKWLTEFYREIRIIGKRVDDNQSNATRFIIFGKNSSEPTRNDKTSIIFTIANKSGSLVKVLDIFAALDINMTKIESRPSKKKIGEYVFYIDISGHKKNKDVKIALRAIRMVTAKLLKVWSYPRHII
- a CDS encoding hydrolase TatD, yielding MLIDSHSHVNFKDFDEDRDEVIRRVLDSGTRMINVGTDYESSKKAIEIAKRYDEGVYASVGVHPSEVNLESVKRKAQNAKQQLKAQNLDFNKFKEFAKSKKVRAVGEIGLDYKYLSKNKEEAEKEVAQQKELFSEQIKLAQELNLPMIIHCRDAFADLVEVLEKEKRARAGFDCLGVVHCFTGDLKQAEKFIEMGFYIGFTGIIFRESEKEKLEEVIRNIPLDKILVETDCPFLTPPMAGEKRNEPSFVKYVAQRIAEIKGVSFAQIAETTTENAKTLFNF
- a CDS encoding leucine--tRNA ligase → MKDYNPKEIEQKWRDFWQDKEIFKTKDGSGKPKFYVLDMFPYPSGEGLHVGHPKGYIATDVVARMKKMQGFEVLHPMGWDAFGLPAENYAIKNKIHPAEAVEKNIKRFRGQMDKVGFTYDWSREIKTTDPEYYKWTQWTFLQMFKKGLVFQSFEPINWCPSCKTGLANEDLEQGKCERCGSEIERKPLRQWVIKITDYAERLLDDLKLLDWENSIIEMQKNWIGRSEGVEIKFHVSSCKFQIEVFTTRLDTIFGCTYVVIAPEHSLIQELKSEIENWPEVENYIAESKKKSDMERTELAKEKTGVELKGIKAINPFNNGEVSVFISDYVVAGYGTGAVMAVPAHDMRDYDFAIKHSLLIKRVIIEEKDGENQKSKIKNQNNNVKLKINAREDVYEEEGTLTESGEFSGLGTAEAREKMADWLEEKGFGKRKVNYKLRDWVFSRQRYWGEPIPLVHCEKCGVVAVPEKDLPLELPKVKNYEPTGTGESPLAGIEEWVNTTCPQCGGKAKRETNTMPQWAGSCWYYLAYIMRGISNFQFPIFKCKKEFDNWLPVDLYVGGAEHATRHLIYARFWHKFLQDIGVVSTAEPFHKLFHVGLIMAEDGRKMSKRWGNVINPDDVIEEYGADSLRLYEMFMGPFSEGIAWNTKGLVGTRRFLEKVWKIGQETRDKEQETNNAHIEKLMHKTIKKVTEDIENFKFNTAVSQLMILVNELEKSPLILNTYYLILLKLLAPFAPHIAEELWSVLGNKESISQEEWPKYDPELIKDEMVSLIIQINGKVRDKVEVGAGKTEEEIKEIVLTQEKTQRWLEGKEIRKIIFIPNKLINIVV
- the glmS gene encoding glutamine--fructose-6-phosphate transaminase (isomerizing) → MCGIVGYIGKNNKNIYLGLEALKRLEYRGYDSSGLAFYDPAKKEIVCLKAAGRISSLEKKIETKEKEEKKEMSGNPFIFHTRWATHGVPNETNAHPHFDNQKNIFLVHNGIIENYKELNKALAKKGCKFVSETDTEALAHLIGCFFKGNLEEAVRKALKMVKGTYGLAVISKDDPGKLVAARNSSPLLLAVGDGEFWIASDPSAVLAYSQKVIFLEDGEIAVITKDGFSVYDLSRNVAGSRKNAGRNQKKEKEISEIEWSLEEVQKGGHSHFMLKEIFEEPDAIRNSTMGRLIEEDGAVKLGGLETVEKRLREIERIIIVSCGTAHFAGLVGEYMLEEYAGIPVEVDTGSEFRYRKPIIDKKTAVLYISQSGETADTLAALREAKRKGVLVLGITNVVGSTQARETDAGVYNHCGPEIAVASTKTFISQLTVLALLTVYLGRQREMSLVMGRRIVQEIKKLPKSVEKILEQKDLIRKIARKYYKFPSMLFLGRKYNYPTAIEGALKLKEVSYLHAEGCPAGEMKHGIIALINEKFPTFAICLSDSVYEKMISNVEEIKARKGLVIALATEGDKEIRKIADDVIYIPKTLEMLSPILASTPLHLFAAYVGLEKGYDIDKPRNLAKSVTVE